Proteins encoded in a region of the Streptomyces sp. NBC_01298 genome:
- a CDS encoding SMI1/KNR4 family protein — protein MTENARVKALEQIMPATHGADEDIDWQAAEAVWGSRFPSDYVAFMGRFGAGSINGEASVLLPLPKPGLQWDPAQMTEETGNARQVWEAEGGRAAFDVDPESILAWGVTGGSDILCWLTTDPDPDRWPVLVVGRHTADSFAVYPYGMAEFLYLLCNDEFDVSPVSITFWDGGHLSFVHWQKAQRRWQEGRNPETGEPDPYAGDFAD, from the coding sequence ATGACCGAGAACGCGCGCGTCAAAGCGCTGGAGCAGATCATGCCGGCGACCCACGGGGCCGACGAGGACATCGACTGGCAGGCGGCCGAGGCCGTCTGGGGCAGCCGGTTCCCCTCCGATTACGTGGCCTTCATGGGCCGCTTCGGCGCGGGCTCGATCAACGGCGAGGCCAGCGTGCTGCTTCCGCTGCCCAAGCCCGGACTCCAGTGGGATCCGGCACAGATGACGGAGGAGACGGGCAACGCCCGCCAGGTCTGGGAGGCGGAGGGCGGCCGGGCCGCCTTCGACGTGGACCCGGAGTCGATCCTCGCCTGGGGCGTCACCGGCGGCTCCGACATCCTGTGCTGGCTGACGACCGACCCCGACCCCGACCGCTGGCCCGTTCTGGTGGTCGGCCGGCACACCGCCGACTCCTTCGCGGTGTACCCGTACGGCATGGCCGAGTTCCTCTACCTGCTGTGCAACGACGAGTTCGACGTGAGCCCGGTCAGCATCACCTTCTGGGACGGCGGCCACCTCAGCTTCGTGCACTGGCAGAAGGCCCAGCGCCGCTGGCAGGAGGGGCGCAACCCCGAAACGGGCGAGCCCGATCCGTACGCGGGCGACTTCGCGGACTGA
- a CDS encoding PhoH family protein codes for MVTSTKSRLPDRRTYVLDTSVLLADPNAISRFDEHEVVLPIVVITELEAKRHHPELGYFARQALRLLDEFRVLHGRLDAPIPLGDLGGTLRVELNHSDQSVLPAGFRLGDNDSRILAVARNLQAEGYDVTVVSKDLPLRIKASSVGLMAEEYRAELAITDAGWTGMTELALSGEQVDLLFSEERLYVPEAAELPVHTGLVLQSERGKALGRVTADGNVKLVRGDREAFGLHGRSAEQRIALDLLLDPEIGIISMGGRAGTGKSALALCAGLEAVLERRQHQKVMVFRPLYAVGGQDLGYLPGDAGEKMSPWAQAVFDTLSAVAGRAVIEEVLNRGMLEVLPLTHIRGRSLHDAFVIVDEAQSLERNVLLTVLSRIGANSRVVLTHDVAQRDNLRVGRYDGVVAVVEKLKGHPLFAHITLTRSERSPIAALVTEMLENL; via the coding sequence GTGGTGACCAGCACTAAGAGCCGCCTGCCCGACAGGCGGACCTACGTCCTCGACACCAGCGTCCTGCTGGCAGACCCCAACGCGATCTCCCGATTCGACGAGCACGAGGTCGTGCTCCCGATCGTGGTGATCACCGAGCTGGAGGCAAAGAGGCACCATCCCGAACTCGGTTACTTCGCCCGTCAGGCCCTGCGGCTGCTCGACGAGTTCCGGGTCCTCCATGGTCGCCTCGACGCACCCATCCCGCTGGGCGATCTGGGCGGCACCCTGCGCGTCGAGCTCAACCACTCCGACCAGAGCGTCCTGCCCGCGGGCTTCAGGCTGGGGGACAACGATTCGCGGATCCTCGCGGTCGCGCGCAACCTCCAGGCCGAGGGCTACGACGTCACGGTCGTCTCGAAGGATCTTCCCCTGCGCATCAAGGCCTCCTCCGTGGGGCTGATGGCCGAGGAGTACCGCGCGGAGCTCGCGATCACCGATGCCGGCTGGACCGGCATGACCGAGCTGGCGCTCTCCGGGGAACAGGTGGACCTGCTCTTCTCCGAGGAGCGGCTCTACGTGCCGGAGGCCGCGGAACTTCCCGTGCACACCGGTCTGGTCCTCCAGTCCGAGCGCGGCAAGGCGCTCGGCCGGGTCACGGCCGACGGCAACGTGAAGCTCGTACGGGGCGACCGCGAGGCCTTCGGGCTGCACGGCCGCAGCGCCGAGCAGCGGATCGCCCTCGACCTCCTGCTCGACCCCGAGATCGGGATCATCTCGATGGGCGGCCGGGCCGGCACCGGAAAGTCGGCGCTGGCGCTGTGCGCGGGGCTGGAGGCCGTACTCGAGCGGAGGCAGCATCAGAAGGTGATGGTCTTCCGGCCGCTGTACGCGGTCGGCGGGCAGGACCTCGGCTACCTCCCCGGGGACGCCGGCGAGAAGATGAGCCCTTGGGCCCAGGCGGTGTTCGACACCCTCTCGGCGGTCGCCGGGCGCGCGGTCATCGAGGAGGTGCTGAACCGGGGGATGCTGGAGGTCCTGCCGCTCACGCACATCCGCGGCCGCTCGCTGCACGACGCGTTCGTGATCGTGGACGAGGCGCAGTCCCTGGAGCGCAATGTCCTGCTGACCGTTCTGTCCCGGATCGGGGCCAATTCGCGGGTGGTTCTCACCCACGACGTGGCCCAGCGGGACAACCTGCGGGTCGGCCGGTACGACGGAGTCGTCGCCGTGGTCGAGAAGCTGAAGGGGCATCCGCTCTTCGCGCACATCACGCTGACGCGGTCCGAGCGCTCCCCGATCGCCGCGCTGGTCACCGAGATGCTGGAGAACCTGTAG
- a CDS encoding isoprenyl transferase, protein MKLRDLVRRPVYRLYARRVEGRIDHDETPKHIGVILDGNRRWAKAAGGTTVQGHQAGADKISEMLGWCSETDVEVVTLWMLSTDNLDRPEVELRPLLNIIENTVRGLASDGRWRVHHVGNLDILPAGTQSVLKEAMEATRDVDGILVNVAVGYGGRQEIADAVRSLLLEHASKGTSFEELAEILDIEHIAEHLYTRGQPDPDLVIRTSGEQRLSGFMLWQSAHSEYYFCEVFWPAFRKVDFLRALRDYAARHRRYGS, encoded by the coding sequence GTGAAGCTGCGCGACCTGGTACGCCGTCCTGTGTACAGGCTCTACGCACGCCGGGTGGAAGGCCGCATCGACCATGACGAGACGCCCAAGCACATCGGTGTGATCCTGGACGGCAACCGCCGCTGGGCCAAGGCCGCCGGAGGCACCACGGTCCAGGGCCACCAGGCCGGCGCCGACAAGATCTCCGAGATGCTGGGCTGGTGCTCCGAGACGGACGTCGAGGTCGTCACCCTGTGGATGCTCTCCACGGACAACCTGGACCGGCCCGAGGTCGAACTCCGCCCGCTGCTCAACATCATCGAGAACACCGTCCGGGGCCTCGCCTCCGACGGCCGCTGGCGCGTCCACCACGTCGGCAACCTCGACATCCTGCCCGCCGGGACCCAGAGCGTCCTGAAAGAGGCCATGGAGGCCACGCGCGACGTCGACGGGATACTCGTCAACGTCGCGGTCGGCTACGGCGGCCGCCAGGAGATCGCCGACGCGGTCCGCTCGCTCCTGCTGGAGCACGCTTCGAAGGGCACCTCCTTCGAGGAGCTCGCCGAGATCCTCGACATCGAGCACATCGCGGAGCACCTCTACACGCGCGGCCAGCCCGACCCGGACCTGGTGATCCGCACCAGCGGGGAGCAGCGGCTGTCCGGATTCATGCTGTGGCAGAGCGCGCACTCCGAGTACTACTTCTGCGAGGTCTTCTGGCCGGCCTTCCGCAAGGTCGACTTCCTGCGCGCCCTGCGCGACTACGCCGCCCGCCACCGGCGCTACGGCAGCTGA
- a CDS encoding polysaccharide deacetylase family protein, translating into MARTRMRRMQGTKARIAVAAAVAAVAATAWGVTAVVDPGHEINHRHVSRQTDDPAKGGDGEPQAPGEPGGRVPDGIAHASESGGDAVNITIDDGPDPKWTPKVLDVLKKYDVKAVFCMIGPQAKDHPDLVKKVVADGHRLCDHTTDHDTGMDRKPLAYQRQQILVAKKQIEEAAGGAKVEYYRAPGGAFTPESRALAAANGMRPLGWNIDTKDFSKPGVAAIVGTVKAEIGNGPTILFHDGGGDRTQSVAALDQVLAWLKEQGRPTGFPVVTGPSA; encoded by the coding sequence ATGGCGCGCACGCGGATGCGGCGGATGCAGGGGACGAAGGCACGGATCGCCGTCGCCGCGGCGGTGGCGGCGGTGGCCGCGACCGCCTGGGGAGTGACGGCGGTCGTCGACCCGGGGCACGAGATCAACCACCGACACGTTTCCCGGCAGACCGACGACCCCGCCAAGGGCGGCGACGGCGAGCCCCAGGCCCCCGGGGAGCCGGGCGGGCGGGTCCCGGACGGCATAGCGCACGCGTCGGAGAGCGGCGGCGACGCGGTCAACATCACCATCGACGACGGGCCCGACCCCAAGTGGACCCCGAAGGTGCTGGATGTGCTGAAGAAGTACGACGTGAAGGCGGTCTTCTGCATGATCGGACCGCAGGCCAAGGACCACCCCGACCTGGTCAAGAAGGTCGTCGCCGACGGGCACCGGCTCTGCGACCACACCACGGACCACGACACGGGGATGGACAGGAAGCCCCTCGCCTATCAGCGGCAGCAGATCCTCGTCGCGAAGAAGCAGATCGAGGAAGCCGCGGGCGGGGCCAAGGTGGAGTACTACCGGGCCCCCGGCGGCGCGTTCACCCCCGAGAGCCGGGCCCTGGCGGCAGCCAACGGCATGCGCCCGCTCGGCTGGAACATCGACACCAAGGACTTCAGCAAGCCCGGCGTCGCCGCGATCGTGGGCACCGTCAAGGCCGAGATCGGCAACGGCCCGACCATCCTCTTCCACGACGGCGGCGGCGACCGCACCCAGAGCGTCGCGGCCCTCGACCAGGTCCTCGCCTGGCTGAAGGAGCAGGGCCGGCCCACCGGCTTCCCGGTGGTCACCGGCCCCAGCGCCTGA
- a CDS encoding extracellular solute-binding protein: MRRRIFSAAATTVVLGLLIPLAGCGGPGGSADDDGTLRLVAAEYGDTSTNSSKDFWDKVTDDFTASNPGIKVQVELLPWADIDREVSRMVKAGNAPDMALMGGYSDFAAQGKLYSAPELLSVSAEANFLQPLADAGSVRNTLYGLPFVASSRLLFYNEKLFTDAGIIPKDSKNGWQPKTWLDLKAAAVALKAEGVKTPFALPLGPEEAHAEAMIWELSNGGGYADNSGNYSLASEQNIMTFKWIKQHLVAPGLLGPTPPSQLNRADAFAAFVNGEVGMLNGYPQLAHEARNKGIKVGAVAMPVSDTLNTGQVPPNVGVADWMMAFKQNGHRAEIGKFLDFVYRDKNLSDFAGRYHLLPSTVSASRTMAGSSGMDENDQQFLNALRGAQLYPVNDPSWVIISDTIKRNIGRAVDPSGDPKAVLEEIAAKANEAKKAAR, from the coding sequence GTGCGACGAAGAATCTTCAGCGCGGCCGCCACCACGGTCGTGCTCGGTCTGCTGATACCGCTGGCCGGCTGCGGCGGCCCCGGCGGAAGCGCTGATGACGACGGCACCCTCCGCCTCGTCGCCGCCGAATACGGCGACACCTCGACCAACAGTTCCAAGGATTTCTGGGACAAGGTGACGGACGATTTCACCGCCTCGAACCCCGGCATCAAGGTCCAGGTCGAGCTCCTGCCGTGGGCCGACATCGACCGTGAAGTCTCGCGCATGGTCAAGGCCGGCAACGCCCCGGACATGGCCCTCATGGGCGGCTACTCGGACTTCGCGGCGCAGGGGAAGCTCTATTCCGCGCCCGAGCTCCTCTCGGTCAGCGCCGAGGCGAACTTCCTCCAGCCCCTCGCCGACGCCGGCTCCGTCCGCAACACCCTCTACGGCCTGCCCTTCGTGGCGAGCAGCCGTCTCCTCTTCTACAACGAGAAGCTGTTCACCGACGCCGGGATCATCCCGAAGGACTCCAAGAACGGCTGGCAGCCCAAGACCTGGCTGGACCTGAAGGCCGCGGCCGTGGCGCTCAAGGCCGAGGGCGTGAAGACGCCGTTCGCCCTGCCCCTGGGCCCGGAAGAGGCGCACGCCGAGGCGATGATCTGGGAGCTCAGCAACGGCGGCGGCTACGCCGACAACAGCGGCAACTACAGCCTGGCCTCCGAGCAGAACATCATGACCTTCAAGTGGATCAAGCAGCACCTGGTCGCCCCCGGGCTGCTCGGTCCCACTCCCCCGTCCCAGCTCAACCGCGCCGACGCCTTCGCCGCCTTCGTGAACGGCGAGGTCGGCATGCTCAACGGCTACCCCCAGCTCGCCCACGAGGCGCGCAACAAGGGGATCAAGGTCGGCGCCGTCGCCATGCCCGTCTCGGACACGCTGAACACCGGACAGGTCCCGCCGAACGTGGGCGTGGCCGACTGGATGATGGCCTTCAAGCAGAACGGCCACCGCGCCGAGATCGGCAAGTTCCTGGACTTCGTCTACCGGGACAAGAACCTGTCGGACTTCGCCGGCCGCTACCACCTGCTGCCGTCCACCGTCTCGGCCTCCCGCACCATGGCCGGCTCCTCGGGCATGGACGAGAACGACCAGCAGTTCCTGAACGCCCTGCGCGGTGCGCAGCTCTACCCGGTCAACGACCCGTCCTGGGTGATCATCAGCGACACCATCAAGCGCAACATCGGCCGCGCCGTGGACCCCTCCGGCGACCCGAAGGCCGTCCTGGAGGAGATCGCCGCCAAGGCGAACGAGGCCAAGAAGGCGGCGCGCTGA
- a CDS encoding DUF192 domain-containing protein: MGNRERWHDGPGTLYVDRGRAGRPEAPGLPAEVPEAPVEVPEAPVEVPVEVAASYRARTRGLLGRDGIEGAMLLTPASSVHTFRMRFAIDVAHLDRRLTVIALTTMPPGRLGLPRLRARHVLEAEAGAMAGWGLRVGSTLRVRLTAR, from the coding sequence ATGGGGAACAGGGAGCGGTGGCACGACGGCCCGGGGACGCTCTACGTCGACCGGGGGCGGGCGGGGCGCCCGGAGGCGCCGGGGCTGCCCGCGGAGGTGCCGGAGGCGCCCGTGGAGGTGCCGGAGGCGCCCGTGGAGGTGCCGGTGGAGGTGGCCGCCTCCTACCGGGCCCGCACGCGCGGTCTGCTCGGACGGGACGGGATCGAAGGGGCCATGCTCCTCACCCCGGCGTCGAGCGTGCACACCTTCCGGATGCGCTTCGCCATCGACGTGGCCCACCTCGACCGCCGGCTCACCGTCATCGCGCTGACCACCATGCCCCCCGGCCGGCTCGGTCTCCCCCGGCTGCGCGCCCGCCACGTCCTGGAGGCCGAGGCCGGAGCCATGGCCGGCTGGGGGCTGCGCGTCGGGTCCACCCTGCGGGTCCGTCTCACCGCCCGCTAG
- the mgrA gene encoding L-glyceraldehyde 3-phosphate reductase: MTENNPYRAEPSRYDSMEYRRTGRSGLKLPAISLGLWHNFGDDKSLGSQRTILRRAFDLGVTHFDLANNYGPPPGSAELNFGKIFAQDFASHREELVLSTKAGYLMHEGPYGEWGSRKYLLGSLDSSLKRMGVDYVDIFYSHRFDPETPLEETMGALASAVQQGKALYVGVSSYTAEQTAEAARLLKEMGIRPLIHQPSYSMINRWTEDDGLLDTLEEAGMGCISFVPLAQGLLTGKYLKGIPEGSRATQGKSLNPDLLSDEVVRRLNGLNEIAARRGQTLAQLALNWVLRDERMTSALIGASSVKQLEENVASLAGAPLSDAELKEIDSFAVSTPGANIWAQRG; encoded by the coding sequence GTGACTGAAAACAATCCCTATCGGGCAGAGCCCTCGCGCTACGACTCCATGGAGTACCGGCGCACCGGCCGCAGTGGCCTCAAGCTCCCCGCGATCTCCCTCGGCCTCTGGCACAACTTCGGCGACGACAAGTCCCTCGGGTCCCAGCGGACGATCCTGCGCCGGGCCTTCGACCTCGGCGTCACCCACTTCGACCTGGCCAACAACTACGGCCCGCCCCCCGGCTCGGCCGAGCTGAACTTCGGCAAGATCTTCGCGCAGGACTTCGCGTCCCACCGCGAGGAGCTGGTCCTGTCCACCAAGGCCGGCTACCTCATGCACGAGGGGCCGTACGGCGAGTGGGGCAGCCGCAAGTACCTGCTCGGGTCCCTGGACTCCTCGCTGAAGCGGATGGGCGTCGACTACGTCGACATCTTCTACTCGCACCGCTTCGACCCGGAGACCCCGCTGGAGGAGACCATGGGCGCGCTGGCGTCCGCGGTCCAGCAGGGCAAGGCGCTCTACGTGGGCGTGTCCTCGTACACCGCCGAGCAGACGGCCGAGGCGGCCCGGCTGCTGAAGGAGATGGGGATCCGTCCCCTCATCCACCAGCCCTCGTACTCCATGATCAACCGCTGGACGGAGGACGACGGCCTGCTGGACACCCTGGAGGAGGCCGGCATGGGCTGCATCTCCTTCGTGCCGCTCGCGCAGGGCCTGCTGACCGGCAAGTACCTCAAGGGCATCCCGGAGGGCTCGCGGGCCACGCAGGGCAAGTCCCTCAACCCGGACCTGCTGTCGGACGAGGTCGTGCGCCGGCTCAACGGGCTGAACGAGATCGCGGCGCGGCGCGGACAGACGCTGGCCCAGCTCGCGCTCAACTGGGTGCTGCGGGACGAGCGGATGACCTCGGCTCTGATCGGCGCGTCGAGCGTGAAGCAGCTCGAGGAGAACGTGGCTTCCCTGGCCGGCGCACCGCTGTCGGACGCGGAGCTGAAGGAGATCGACTCCTTCGCGGTATCCACCCCCGGCGCCAACATCTGGGCCCAGCGGGGCTGA